Proteins encoded together in one Zonotrichia leucophrys gambelii isolate GWCS_2022_RI chromosome 1, RI_Zleu_2.0, whole genome shotgun sequence window:
- the LOC135443927 gene encoding hemoglobin subunit beta — MVQWTAEEKQLITGLWGKVNVAECGGEALARLLIVYPWTQRFFASFGNLSGATAIVGNPKVQAHGKKVLTSFGEAVKNLDGIKNTFSALSELHCDKLHVDPENFRLLGDILVVVLAAHFGKDFTPECQAAWQKLVRVVAHALARKYH; from the exons ATGGTGCAGTGGACAgctgaggagaagcagctcaTCACCGGCCTCTGGGGCAAGGTCAACGTGGCCGAGTGCGGCGGCGAGGCCCTGGCCAG gctgctgatCGTCTACCCCTGGACCCAGAGGTTCTTTGCCTCCTTCGGGAACCTGTCCGGTGCCACCGCCATCGTTGGCAACCCCAAGGTGCAGGCCCACGGCAAGAAGGTGCTGACCTCCTTCGGGGAGGCCGTCAAGAACCTGGATGGCATCAAGAACACCTTCTCCGCGCTGTCCGAGCTGCACTGCGACAAGCTGCACGTGGACCCCGAGAACTTCAGG ctcctgggtgaCATCCTGGTCGTCGTCCTGGCCGCCCACTTCGGCAAGGACTTCACTCCCGAGTGCCAGGCTGCCTGGCAGAAGCTGGTGCGTGTGGTTGCCCACGCCCTGGCCCGCAAGTACCACTGA
- the LOC135443939 gene encoding hemoglobin subunit beta produces the protein MVNWTAEEKQLITGLWGKVNVAECGAEALARLLIVYPWTQRFFASFGNLSSATAVTGNPMVRAHGKKVLTSFGEAIKNLDGIKKCFAPLSKLHCDKLHVDPENFRLLGDILIVVLAGHFGKDFTPECQAAWQKLVRVVAHALAHEYH, from the exons ATGGTGAACTGGACAgctgaggagaagcagctcaTCACCGGCCTCTGGGGCAAGGTCAACGTCGCCGAGTGCGGCGCCGAGGCCCTGGCCAG GCTGTTGATCGTCTACCCCTGGACCCAGAGGTTCTTTGCCTCCTTTGGGAACCTGTCCAGCGCCACTGCTGTCACTGGCAACCCCATGGTCCGTGCCCATGGCAAGAAGGTGCTGACCTCCTTCGGGGAGGCCATCAAGAACCTGGATGGCATCAAGAAGTGCTTTGCTCCCCTGAGCAAACTGCACTGCGACAAGCTGCACGTGGACCCCGAGAACTTCAGG CTCCTGGGTGACATCCTCATCGTGGTGCTGGCCGGACACTTCGGCAAGGACTTCACCCCCGAGTGCCAGGCTGCCTGGCAGAAGCTGGTGCGTGTGGTGGCCCACGCCCTGGCCCATGAGTACCACTGA
- the LOC135443932 gene encoding hemoglobin subunit rho, whose translation MVHWSAEEKQLIAGVWAKVNVEECGAEALARLLIVYPWTQRFFSDFGNLSSPTAIIGNPKVRAHGKKVLTSFGEAIKNLDNLKGTYSKLSELHCDKLHVDPENFRLLGDILVIVLAAHFTKDFTPACQATWQKLVGLVAHALARKYH comes from the exons ATGGTGCACTGGTCAGCCGAGGAGAAGCAGCTCATCGCCGGCGTGTGGGCCAAGGTCAATGTGGAGGAATGCGGCGCCGAGGCCCTGGCCAG gctgctgatCGTCTACCCCTGGACCCAGAGGTTCTTCTCTGACTTCGGCAACCTGTCCAGCCCCACGGCCATCATCGGCAACCCCAAGGTGCGTGCCCACGGCAAGAAGGTGCTCACCTCCTTCGGGGAGGCCATCAAGAACCTGGACAACCTCAAGGGCACCTACTCCAAGCTGTCCGAGCTGCACTGTGACAAGCTGCACGTGGACCCCGAGAACTTCAGG ctgctgggtgacATCCTGGTCATCGTCCTGGCCGCCCACTTCACCAAGGACTTCACCCCTGCCTGCCAGGCCACGTGGCAGAAGCTGGTGGGGCTGGTGGCCCACGCCCTGGCCCGCAAGTACCACTGA